In Buchananella sp. 14KM1171, the genomic stretch CGGCGTGGGAGATGAGGCCGTTGAAGAAGACCAGGGAGATCTCACCGGCGGTGTCGATGGTCTCCAGGTAGCGCTGCACCATGACGGTGCGGCCCTTGCGAAGCTGGCGCACGGCGTGCGTGATCGCTTCCATGCGGCTCTTGGCGTCGGTGGAGGTGTAGCGGCCCGTACCGCGACCGCCGGAGGAGATGGCGGGCTTGACCACGAAGTCGCCCTGGGCGGGGAAGCGGCAGTGCACCTGGTGCTTGGTCAGCCCGGCGTCGGGCTCCAGCCAGGTGGTGGGGATGGTGGGCAGCCCGCGCGCCTCCAGCTCCTGTAGATAGTGCTTGTCCGTGTTCCACGCGAGCACGGGTGCCTGGTTGAGCAGGCGCGGGATGGAGCCGGCCCACTCGATGAACTGGGAGCGTTTTTGCGCGTAGTCACGCACTCCGCGCACCACTACGACGCCCGCGTCGCCCCAGTTGACGCTAGGGTCGTCCCACACTGCCACACGCGGGTCCATGCCGCGCTCGGCAACTGCGTCCAGGAGCGGGTGCTCCTCGCCGTCTAGGTTCGGTTGATCTGCGCTGGTTGCAAAGGTCACCACAGGCTTGCTCATTCTCTAACCGTATCGCGCTGCGGCTAGACTTTGCACCGTTATCTACTGCCAAGGACGGAGTAATGGATTTCTCTCAGCGCCGCAACTACCGCTGGGCGGTCGGCCTCACGATCACTGTTTGCGCCCTGGTGGCGGCATTTGGCGGCGGATACGTTGCTCTGTACGACGAGTTCTGGGGCGCCGTCGTCATCGTCTCTTGCTTCCTAGTGGGCCTGATTCTGTTCTACCGGATGCGCGACGTTCACCGTGGCGTGCGTAAGACCTTGTTTGGTGACGTGTCGGCCGCGTGGAACCGCGACCGCGACGCGGGCATTGCTCGCCCCACGTGGCGCGCCAGCAAGGCTCCCGTCGCCAGGGAGGAGCAGAAGCAGGCTCGACCCTCGACGGCCGGACTGTCCAAGAAGGCCGCGCGGCAGCGGGCCCAGGTCGAGGCCGCACGCCGCAGCCAGCAGAAGGACTAACTCTCGCGAATGCGCGGCGGGCCGAGCAAAACGCCCGGCCCGCTCCCACGTGCTGCCCCTGACCCGCTAACTCAAGCGCCCTGGCCCGGCAGCCGGATTGGCTTTGGGAGCATGCTCCCGACCACCGCTGCAACCTGTCGAGGCCCGGCAGCTCCCCGCGCACGGGGCGCAACTACGCTGCCACCACGGTGATGGCGGAGGCGTCGTCCGGGCGCAGGCAAACGTCGTGATTGGCGACCCGGAAGATGGCCGGCCCACCGTAGGCGGCCGGGCGGACCAGTTGCACCCGCGTGCCGGGCACTAGACCTAAGCCCAGCAGGCGCCTGCTCAGGTGCGTGGGTAGCCCCGTCTCGATGGCGATGACCGTTGCCCAGCACCCCTGCGGCACCTTGTCCAGGGAGATCTGTTTCGCCTCAGATTCCTGCATTTCCTGCTGGTGAGTCACCACCATCACCCCACTGGCTAAACTTGATTGATTCAATTTAGCGTACATGTCAACAAGGTCTCCTCCAAGAGGTGAACTCCGTAGTCTCACCCTTCAATACGAGCGCGCAAGGGGGGAAAGGCCGCATCCGCGCAGTGACGGCTCGGCACCCCCGGCCATCCCCCGCCCCCGGCTCGGCCACGCGCCAACCCCGACCCGGCCCCGGAAACGCAGCGCGCCGGCCCCCGTAGGGATCGGCGCACCGTTTGCAGCAACCGGTGTTACCGCCTCAAACCCCCGCTCAGCGCAGTCCCACGCGCCGCTCCAGCGCCAGCTCGATCAGCTCGGTGACGAGCTCTGAGTAGCTCATCCCGGCCGCCACCCAGGCTTGCGGATACATCGAGAACTGGGTGAAGCCGGGCAGCGTGTTGACCTCGTTGATCACCACGTCGCCACCGGGGCGGACAAAGAAGTCCACGCGGGCCAGGCCCTCACAGCCAAGCGCCTCGAAGGCGCGCGCGGCCAGGTCCTGCAGCCGCTTGGTCACGGGCGCGGGCAACTGGGCGGGGATCTGGTTGAGGTCCGCGCCGGCCACGTACTTGGTGTCGAAGTCGTAGAACTCGCTCTGCCCGTTCATGACGATCTCGCCGGGGGGCGCGGTGCGCGGGGCGGCGCCGTCGCGCCCGCCCAGCACGGCCACCTCGACCTCTCGCCCGACCTCTGCGGCCTCCACGACGACCTTCGGGTCGTGGCGGCGCGCCTCCTCGATCGCCTCCACCAGCTGGTCGGCGCTCTCCACCTTACTGATGCCCAGGGAGGAGCCGGCGCGGGCGGGCTTGACGAACACGGGCAGCCCCAGGGCCGCCACGGTCTCCAGGCAGAGGGCGCGGTCGCGGCGCCACAGGGAGTCGGTGATGGACACGGAGCGGCCGATGGGCAGGCCCTCGCCCGCCAGGACCAGCTTGGTGGTGTGCTTGTCCATCGCGGCGGCGGAGGCCAGCACGCCGCAGCCCACGTAGCGCACGCCGGTGAGCTCCAGCAGGCCCTGGATGGTGCCGTCCTCGCCGTAGGGGCCGTGCAGTAGCGGCAGCACCACGTCCACGTCGATGCGCTGCGCGCCGGCAACTAGCTGCAGCACACCGCGGTCCTCCAGAACCACCTGGAGTGCCGGGGACTGCGCCACCACCTGCGCCAGCTCGCCGTCGCGCAGGGCGTAGCGCTCGGGGTCGTCAGCCACCAGGACCCACTGTCCCTCGCGGGTGATGCCCACGGGCACCACGTCGTACCGGGACCTGTCGATCGCCGCCAGCACGTTGGACGCGGTGGCGCAGGAGATGCCGTGCTCGCCGGAGCGTCCACCGAAAACTACCGCCACCCGGGGCTTCGCTGCGCCGGACTGTGCCTCAGTCAAGATGACCTCACTACCTTGATAATTGCGCCCTGTTCAGGGTCATTCCTGGGTGGCGCCGCTGACGCCCTCGGCCTTGCGGGGGCGGGACAGCAGCACGCGTGTGATTTCCTTGGGGTCGATTCCGCCGTGGAGGATCGCCAGCACGCCGAAGGTGATGGGCATGTCCACCCCAAGCTTCTTGGCCAAGTGGCTGACCGACTGGCATGACTTCACGCCCTCTGCCGTTCCACCCGTGCGCCGCTGGGCCTCTTCGAGGTTGCAGCCCTCCGCGATCGCGCGCCCAAATCGCTGGTTGCGAGACAACGGCGAGGCACAGGTGGCCACCAGGTCACCCATGCCGGCCAGGCCCGCGAAGGTCTCTCGCTCCGCCCCCATGGCCTCGCCCAGGCGGGTGGTTTCCACCAGGCCGCGGGTGATGATCGTGGCGGCGGTGTTTTGCCCGTACCCCAGTCCGAGCGCCATCCCGGCGGCCAGGGCGATCACGTTCTTCACGGCGCCGCCCAGCTCCACTCCCACCACGTCGGTGTTCGTGTAGGGGCGGAAGTAGGGCGCGGCGCACAGCTGCGCCACCCGGTTTGCCACGGCCTCGTCCTTGGCGGCGATCACGGTGGCGGTGGGCTGCTGCTCGGCGATCTCACTGGCCAGGTTGGGCCCGGAGAGCACCGCCACCTGTGCCAGGTCCACCGCGAGCGCCTGGGCCAAGACCTCGCTCATGCGCAGGTCCGTGCCCAGCTCGATTCCCTTCATCAGGGAGAGCACCACGGTCGTGGGCCCCAGCTTGCCGCGAATGGGGGCCAGCGCCTCGCGGGCGATCTGCGACGGGATCGCCACTACCACCAGCTGGGCGCCCTCCACGGCACCGAGCATGTCCGTGGTGGCACCGATCTTGGGATCCAGCCTCAGCGCCGGCAGGTAGCGCTCGTTGCAGTGGGCGTTGATGGAGGCGACCACCTGCGCGTCGCGCCCCCACATGACCACCTGGTTACCTGCGTGCGCGCACACCTGCGCGAACGTGGTGCCCCACGCGCCCGTGCCGATTACGGCGATGTGACCGTTCATGCTCCCTGCCCGGGTTGCTGGCTGCCCGGCTTTTCGGGCGCAACGATTCGATCCGCCTTGATGCCCGACGCTCCGCCGGTCGCCCCCTCCTGCTCGGCCCGCTTTTCACCGGCCTGCTTGGAGGCCACGGCCTCCGGGGAGGAGGCGGGCACGGACGGGCCGGCCAGTTCGGGGCGCGGCCGGGCAGCGTCGTCGGCCCGCTTGCCCCACGTGTAGGGGGCGGAGTCGTAGCCACCACCGGCCGGCGCGGCGGCCTCGCGTTCCAGGAGTTCGGTGATGTCGCCGCCACGCGACTGCTCGGCAGGCACGCTCAGGAGCGGGTTCCACTGGACGTCGTGCACACGCGGTGAGGTGTCATAGGTGCGGCCGTCGCGGCGCGAATCCCACATCGGCATGGGGGCCTGCTCGCCGCGCAGCTCCTCCACCAGCGAAGTGAGCGCCAGGATGATGCGGTGCGTTGCCTCCTTGTAGGCGGCGGCGTCGGTGCGGCCGTACAGGTCGCTCAGCTCCACCGGCTTGCCCACGCGGGCCACGATGCGCGGGCGGCGCCAGAAGCGCGGCACCCCGCCCTCGCGGCGGTAGAGGGCGTGCGCGCCCCACTGCCCCACCGGGATAACCGGCACGCGGGAGGCCAGCGCCAGGCGGGCGGCGCCCAGCTTCGCGGTCATCGGCCACAGGTCGGGGTTAGAGGTCAGCGTGCCCTCCGGGAAGAGGGCGATCACCTCCCCCTTCTCCAACGCGTTGAATGCCGCCGACAGCGCCTCCACCGCCCGGGCAGAGCCGCGCACCACCGGCACCTGGCCGCTGCGCCGCAGGAAGAAGCTCAGCACGGGGATGCGCCACAGCTCGTGCTTGGCCAGGATGCGCGCCGGGATCTTCTGGTCCAGCAGCAGGTGGAGAAGCGTCAGGCCGTCCGCGTTGGAGACGTGGTTGCCCACCGCCAGGAACGCGCCCTCCTTCGGGAAGTTGTCTACGCGCTGCCAGCGCAGACGGGCCACCGAACGCATCAGCAGGCGCGCAACGGCGCCGGAGACGCGATAGAACAACGGATAACTTCTACCCACAGACTGCCTCGATTTGTTCACTGGTTTGACTCAACGCTCCATGGTGGCGCGCGCGCCCAGGGCGCGCAGCTTGGCGTTGAAATGCTCGTAGCCGCGGTTGATCAGCTCGATGCCGTGCACGCGGGAGGTGCCGGAGGCGGTCAGGGCCGCGATCAGGTGACTGAAGCCGCCGCGCAGGTCGGGCACCTCGATGTCGGCGCCGTGCAGCGGGGTGGGGCCGGAGACCACGGCGCTGTGCTGGAAGGAGCGCTCCCCGAACCGGCAGGTGAGCGGGCCCAGGCAGTTGGGGTAGACCTGGATCTTGGCGCCCATGTCCACCAGCGCGGAGGTGAAACCGAAGCGGTTTTCGTAGACCGTCTCGTGGATGATGGACAGCCCGCTGGCCTGGGTCAGCGCCACCACCAGGGGCTGCTGCCAGTCGGTCATGAAGCCGGGGTGCACGTCGGTCTCGATGGCCACCGCCTGCAGGTCGCCACCCGGGTGGGAGAAGCGGATGCCCTCCTCGGTGACGTCGAAGGCGCCACCGATGTTCCGAAACACGTTCAGGTAGGTCATCATCTCCGGCTGGGTGGCGCCGCGCACCATGATGTCGCCGCCGGTGGCCAGGGCTGCCGCGCCCCAGGAGGCCGCCTCGATGCGGTCCGCGAGCGCGGTGTGCTGGTAGCCCTTGAGTTCCTCCACGCCGTCCACGGTGATGACCCGCTCGGCGGCCACGGAGATGCGGGCGCCCATCTTCTGCAGCACCGCGCACAGGTCCATGATCTCCGGCTCCACCGCCGCGTTCTTCAGCACGGTGCGCCCCTGGGCGCGCACGGCGGTGAGCAGCATCTGCTCGGTGGCCCCCACGGAGGGGTACTCCAGCTCGATGATCGCGCCGCGCAGGCCGTTGGGGGCGGAGATCTCGATGCCGTCGGGCACCTTGTCGATCACCGCACCGAACTCGCGCAGGATGCGCAGGTGGAAGTCGATCGGCCGGTCCCCGATCCGGCAACCACCCAGGTCGGGGATGAAGGCGCGGCCCAGCCGGTGCAGCAGCGGGCCACAGAACAGGATCGGGATGCGGGAGGCACCCACCAGTTCACCCACCTGGGCCACGGCGGCTTCCTTGACGTGGCCCGGGTCCATCCGCAGGACGCCGGCTTCCTCGTCGAAGTCCACCTCCACCCCGTGCAGGCGCAGCAGGTCGCTGACCACGTCCACGTCCCGGATCAGCGGCACGTTTCGCAGCACGGAGGGGCTCTCAGCCAGGAGCGCCGCCACCATGGCCTTGGAGACGAGGTTCTTTGCGCCGCGCACAAAGATCTCGCCAACCAGGGGCTTGCCGCCCTCAACGCGCATGACTGCCATGGCTCTCCTCCCGCAAGTTCTCGAAAAGAGTTTACGTCCCTTGCCCCCGCACTCGTCACACATACCGGCGGGCCGTGGGCAACCGCGAGGTGTTATCCATACGTCAGTCATTGGATGGTGCCTGGCATGGTCATTCGAGCTAGGCTCGCCCTTGGTCTATCGGAGGGAAGGGTATTGCAAGCTAAGCCGATTGGCGCTGCTCGAAACGGCAAGCCCTCCACCTCCGCAGGTGTGCCGCGAAGCCCCGGCAAGCGCCACCTTGCGCCGCTGGACGGCCTGCGGGCCCTGGCCATCGTCTTTGTGCTTGGCTACCACTTCTTCCCCAAGCTCGCTCCCCAGGGGCGCCTGGGGGTGGACCTGTTCTTTGTACTGTCCGGCTTCCTGATCACCTCGCTACTGCTGGCCGAGACCCAGCGCAGCGGCCGGGTCAACCTGCGGGGCTTCTTCCTGCGGCGCTGGCGCCGATTGGTGCCCGCGCTCGTGTTGGCGGTGGTGACCGTGGTGGGCATGGCGGCCGTGGTGGGCGGCGATGCGCTGCTGGCGGTGCGCCGCCAGACCCTGGGTTCGCTCTTCTTTGTCTCCAACTGGGTGGAGATCTTTGCCGGGGGTTCCTACTACGACCACACCCAGCCGCTGCTGCTGACGAACACCTGGTCGCTGGCGATCGAGGCCCAGTTCTACCTGGTCTGGCCTTTGTTGCTGCTGGGCATCGTCTGGCTGGCCGACCGCCTCATTCGGGCCTTCCCGTGGGCCGCTCACTGGCAGGCCCGCAGGGTGGCTGCGGTCCTGTGCGTACTGATAGCTGCGGCCTCGTTTGGGGCCGGGGTGGCACTGACTTCGGCCGGGGCGGCAGCGTCGCGCGCCTACTTCGGCACCGACACGCACTCCTTTGGCC encodes the following:
- a CDS encoding ATP-grasp domain-containing protein, yielding MSKPVVTFATSADQPNLDGEEHPLLDAVAERGMDPRVAVWDDPSVNWGDAGVVVVRGVRDYAQKRSQFIEWAGSIPRLLNQAPVLAWNTDKHYLQELEARGLPTIPTTWLEPDAGLTKHQVHCRFPAQGDFVVKPAISSGGRGTGRYTSTDAKSRMEAITHAVRQLRKGRTVMVQRYLETIDTAGEISLVFFNGLISHAVSKQAMLHPSFRSVEEVQRETAVQVREVTEAERNFGERVRSVLHGYIKETVGRDMQLLFNRIDLVPDGKGSFYVMEVSLIDGSLYLGAVPEAVGNFADAIAQRVFW
- a CDS encoding FeoA domain-containing protein; protein product: MVVTHQQEMQESEAKQISLDKVPQGCWATVIAIETGLPTHLSRRLLGLGLVPGTRVQLVRPAAYGGPAIFRVANHDVCLRPDDASAITVVAA
- a CDS encoding D-alanine--D-alanine ligase family protein; this encodes MTEAQSGAAKPRVAVVFGGRSGEHGISCATASNVLAAIDRSRYDVVPVGITREGQWVLVADDPERYALRDGELAQVVAQSPALQVVLEDRGVLQLVAGAQRIDVDVVLPLLHGPYGEDGTIQGLLELTGVRYVGCGVLASAAAMDKHTTKLVLAGEGLPIGRSVSITDSLWRRDRALCLETVAALGLPVFVKPARAGSSLGISKVESADQLVEAIEEARRHDPKVVVEAAEVGREVEVAVLGGRDGAAPRTAPPGEIVMNGQSEFYDFDTKYVAGADLNQIPAQLPAPVTKRLQDLAARAFEALGCEGLARVDFFVRPGGDVVINEVNTLPGFTQFSMYPQAWVAAGMSYSELVTELIELALERRVGLR
- a CDS encoding NAD(P)H-dependent glycerol-3-phosphate dehydrogenase, with the protein product MNGHIAVIGTGAWGTTFAQVCAHAGNQVVMWGRDAQVVASINAHCNERYLPALRLDPKIGATTDMLGAVEGAQLVVVAIPSQIAREALAPIRGKLGPTTVVLSLMKGIELGTDLRMSEVLAQALAVDLAQVAVLSGPNLASEIAEQQPTATVIAAKDEAVANRVAQLCAAPYFRPYTNTDVVGVELGGAVKNVIALAAGMALGLGYGQNTAATIITRGLVETTRLGEAMGAERETFAGLAGMGDLVATCASPLSRNQRFGRAIAEGCNLEEAQRRTGGTAEGVKSCQSVSHLAKKLGVDMPITFGVLAILHGGIDPKEITRVLLSRPRKAEGVSGATQE
- a CDS encoding lysophospholipid acyltransferase family protein, which produces MFYRVSGAVARLLMRSVARLRWQRVDNFPKEGAFLAVGNHVSNADGLTLLHLLLDQKIPARILAKHELWRIPVLSFFLRRSGQVPVVRGSARAVEALSAAFNALEKGEVIALFPEGTLTSNPDLWPMTAKLGAARLALASRVPVIPVGQWGAHALYRREGGVPRFWRRPRIVARVGKPVELSDLYGRTDAAAYKEATHRIILALTSLVEELRGEQAPMPMWDSRRDGRTYDTSPRVHDVQWNPLLSVPAEQSRGGDITELLEREAAAPAGGGYDSAPYTWGKRADDAARPRPELAGPSVPASSPEAVASKQAGEKRAEQEGATGGASGIKADRIVAPEKPGSQQPGQGA
- the murA gene encoding UDP-N-acetylglucosamine 1-carboxyvinyltransferase, which encodes MAVMRVEGGKPLVGEIFVRGAKNLVSKAMVAALLAESPSVLRNVPLIRDVDVVSDLLRLHGVEVDFDEEAGVLRMDPGHVKEAAVAQVGELVGASRIPILFCGPLLHRLGRAFIPDLGGCRIGDRPIDFHLRILREFGAVIDKVPDGIEISAPNGLRGAIIELEYPSVGATEQMLLTAVRAQGRTVLKNAAVEPEIMDLCAVLQKMGARISVAAERVITVDGVEELKGYQHTALADRIEAASWGAAALATGGDIMVRGATQPEMMTYLNVFRNIGGAFDVTEEGIRFSHPGGDLQAVAIETDVHPGFMTDWQQPLVVALTQASGLSIIHETVYENRFGFTSALVDMGAKIQVYPNCLGPLTCRFGERSFQHSAVVSGPTPLHGADIEVPDLRGGFSHLIAALTASGTSRVHGIELINRGYEHFNAKLRALGARATMER